In one Desulfoferula mesophila genomic region, the following are encoded:
- a CDS encoding ATP-binding protein, whose translation MKLKSSVFYKLLLFILPLVVLPTAVVGYYSIQASVERVNRLVRQEQMVQVEAAAKKIDDVLHSCRIDLTTITGLPLIEDYNLARSFRLKAEAGFNRDNIVRLFQDFLARTPFYWQLRYVDAAGRELIKVRRGQKDPSLGQAEASLLAAARGPLSGGAYFSALQQNPELGGLVMHCARPTDSPWHQFTGLVIIDLDFSRITEMVRTIKVGQRGYAFLLNQEGRSIAHPHARPYELGPEAGPDSLRHLVADMVSGNTGWRTYRFQGEEKVAAFAPIPTLRWSVAATIPVKEFRQEADAIQDRVIQVMVIALILAVTGVSILSYNLLKPVRSLAAATERLAAGQSAEELPVTSRDELGELTRAFNRMNRNLERTQAELVRSEKLVSLGRLSAGVAHEIRNPLSAMQGAMVHLQRRRADDPLISEYGKIVCEEIERLNRFVTEFLYFARQAPPQPVPTDLNGLVKSVQALFRAEAEKREIRFHDLLDETLPLVLLDPHQMEQVLVNLLINAMDALPAEGGYITFSTTWQRPLPGVEGQVRLAVEDSGSGITPEQQASIFDPFFTTKDAGTGLGLTLSLGIVQGHGGELEVRSRPGHGTTVIIKLPYRPAAQPDREELVG comes from the coding sequence ATGAAACTCAAATCCTCGGTTTTCTACAAACTGCTGCTTTTCATCCTGCCCCTGGTGGTGCTGCCCACCGCGGTGGTGGGCTACTATTCCATCCAGGCCTCGGTGGAGCGGGTGAACCGCCTGGTGCGCCAGGAGCAGATGGTGCAGGTGGAGGCGGCGGCCAAGAAAATCGACGACGTGCTGCATTCCTGCCGCATCGACCTGACCACCATCACCGGACTGCCCCTGATCGAGGACTACAACCTGGCCCGCTCCTTCCGCCTCAAGGCCGAGGCCGGCTTCAACCGCGACAACATCGTGCGCCTGTTCCAGGACTTTCTGGCCCGCACCCCCTTCTACTGGCAGCTGCGCTACGTGGACGCCGCGGGCAGGGAGCTCATCAAGGTGCGCCGGGGGCAAAAAGACCCTTCCCTGGGGCAAGCTGAGGCTTCCCTGCTGGCCGCGGCGCGCGGCCCGCTGTCCGGCGGGGCCTATTTTTCGGCCTTGCAGCAGAATCCGGAGCTGGGCGGGCTGGTCATGCACTGCGCCAGACCCACGGACAGCCCCTGGCACCAATTCACCGGCCTGGTGATCATAGACCTGGACTTCTCGCGCATTACCGAGATGGTGCGGACCATCAAGGTGGGCCAGCGGGGCTACGCCTTCTTGCTCAATCAAGAGGGCCGCAGCATCGCCCATCCCCACGCCCGCCCCTATGAGCTGGGGCCCGAGGCGGGGCCGGACAGCCTGCGCCACCTGGTGGCCGACATGGTCTCCGGCAACACCGGCTGGCGCACCTACCGCTTCCAGGGCGAGGAAAAGGTAGCCGCCTTCGCCCCTATCCCCACCCTGCGCTGGTCGGTGGCCGCCACCATTCCGGTGAAGGAGTTTCGCCAGGAGGCCGACGCCATCCAGGACCGGGTGATCCAGGTGATGGTCATCGCCCTGATCCTGGCGGTCACCGGCGTGAGCATCCTCTCCTACAACCTGCTCAAGCCGGTGCGCAGCCTGGCCGCGGCCACCGAGCGCCTGGCCGCCGGCCAATCGGCCGAGGAGTTGCCGGTCACCTCCCGCGACGAGCTGGGCGAGCTGACCCGGGCCTTCAACCGCATGAACCGCAACCTGGAGCGCACCCAGGCCGAGCTGGTGCGCAGCGAAAAGCTGGTCTCCCTGGGGCGGCTCAGCGCCGGGGTGGCCCACGAGATCAGAAACCCCCTGAGCGCCATGCAGGGGGCCATGGTGCACCTGCAGCGGCGGCGGGCCGACGACCCCCTGATAAGCGAGTACGGCAAGATCGTCTGCGAGGAGATCGAGCGCCTGAACCGCTTTGTCACCGAGTTTCTCTACTTCGCCCGCCAGGCCCCGCCTCAGCCGGTGCCCACCGATCTCAACGGCCTGGTCAAGTCGGTGCAGGCCCTGTTTAGGGCCGAGGCGGAAAAGCGCGAAATACGTTTTCACGACCTGTTGGACGAAACCCTGCCCCTGGTGCTCTTGGACCCCCACCAGATGGAGCAGGTCCTGGTCAACCTGCTGATCAACGCCATGGACGCCCTGCCCGCCGAGGGGGGATACATCACCTTCTCCACCACCTGGCAGCGTCCCCTGCCCGGGGTGGAGGGGCAGGTGCGCCTGGCGGTGGAGGACAGCGGCTCGGGCATCACCCCGGAGCAGCAGGCCAGCATCTTCGATCCCTTCTTTACCACCAAGGACGCGGGTACCGGCCTGGGGCTCACCCTGAGCCTGGGCATCGTGCAGGGCCACGGCGGCGAGTTGGAAGTGCGCAGCCGCCCGGGCCACGGAACCACGGTTATAATAAAATTACCCTATAGGCCCGCGGCCCAGCCGGACCGGGAGGAACTCGTTGGATAG
- a CDS encoding branched-chain amino acid ABC transporter permease → MQNQKLISSRSLILMAVLLAALALFPSVASRYYIYLAALMLVTGLLASSLNMVLGFGGMYQFNHAVFYGVGAYAAALLTVRGGVSPWWGYLVGPLAAALLSLIMGIICVRLSKLYFGMLQISLGSLVWAVVFRWYSFTGGDDGLHGVPVPRLISSGEGAYYFVLIVSVLCLALMYLIVNSPFGRVFMSIRDNPERAEAIGVNVRLHQLIGLVIAGFFGGVAGTLFVTVEGTVFPDMLFWTLSLEIIIMCLLGGWFTFLGPMLGGAMVVALRAVVGTYTDYWTMVLGIILMLLIFFLPEGVLGFFLARLGRGRTAREEN, encoded by the coding sequence GTGCAAAACCAAAAGTTGATAAGCTCGCGCAGCCTGATCCTGATGGCGGTGCTGTTGGCCGCCCTGGCCCTGTTTCCCAGCGTGGCCAGCCGCTACTACATCTACCTGGCGGCCCTCATGCTGGTCACCGGGCTGCTGGCCAGCAGCCTGAACATGGTGCTGGGCTTCGGGGGCATGTACCAGTTCAACCACGCCGTGTTCTACGGGGTGGGGGCCTATGCCGCGGCCCTGCTCACGGTGCGCGGCGGGGTGAGCCCCTGGTGGGGCTATCTGGTGGGCCCCCTGGCCGCCGCCTTGCTCAGCCTGATCATGGGCATCATCTGCGTGCGCCTGAGCAAGCTCTACTTCGGCATGCTGCAAATTTCCCTGGGCAGCCTGGTGTGGGCCGTGGTGTTCCGCTGGTATTCCTTCACCGGCGGCGACGACGGCCTGCACGGCGTGCCGGTGCCCCGGCTCATCAGCTCCGGCGAGGGGGCCTACTACTTCGTGCTCATCGTCAGCGTTCTCTGCCTGGCGCTCATGTACCTCATCGTCAACTCCCCCTTCGGCCGGGTGTTCATGAGCATCCGCGACAACCCGGAGCGGGCCGAGGCCATCGGGGTCAACGTGCGCCTGCACCAGCTCATCGGCCTGGTCATCGCCGGGTTCTTCGGGGGGGTGGCGGGCACCCTGTTCGTCACCGTGGAGGGCACCGTCTTTCCGGACATGCTCTTTTGGACCCTGTCGCTGGAAATCATCATCATGTGCCTGTTGGGCGGCTGGTTCACCTTCTTGGGGCCCATGCTGGGCGGGGCCATGGTGGTGGCCTTGCGCGCGGTGGTGGGCACCTACACCGACTATTGGACCATGGTGCTGGGCATCATCCTCATGCTGCTGATCTTCTTCCTGCCCGAGGGGGTGTTGGGCTTCTTCCTGGCCCGCCTGGGGCGCGGCCGGACCGCCAGGGAGGAGAACTGA
- a CDS encoding ABC transporter ATP-binding protein, producing MLELKGVHTYYGLSHILFDVSLTVERGEVVCLLGRNGAGKSTTMRSIMGLTPPKRGSIVFKGQDITTMKPHLRARQGLGYVPDDRRVFADLTVGENLEIVARPSGSSETWDKERVYRFFPPLAAIDGRQAGFLSGGEQQMLTIGRALMTNPDFLLLDEPTEGLAPLVVKMLADQIESLKQTGLTVLLAEQNQEVALGLADRGYIIDNGVIRYSGTIEDLRADEEVRKRYLMV from the coding sequence ATGCTTGAGCTAAAGGGCGTGCATACCTACTACGGCCTGAGCCACATCCTTTTCGACGTGAGCCTCACCGTGGAGCGCGGCGAGGTGGTATGCCTGTTGGGGCGCAACGGGGCGGGCAAGAGCACCACCATGCGCTCCATCATGGGCCTCACTCCGCCCAAGCGCGGCAGCATCGTGTTCAAGGGCCAGGACATCACCACCATGAAGCCGCATCTCAGGGCCCGCCAGGGGCTGGGCTACGTGCCCGACGACCGCCGGGTCTTCGCCGACCTCACCGTGGGGGAAAATCTGGAAATAGTGGCCCGTCCCTCGGGAAGCTCCGAAACCTGGGACAAGGAGCGCGTCTACCGCTTCTTCCCGCCTCTGGCCGCCATAGACGGACGCCAGGCCGGGTTCCTCAGCGGCGGGGAACAGCAGATGCTCACCATCGGCCGGGCCCTGATGACCAATCCCGACTTTTTGCTTTTGGACGAGCCCACCGAGGGCCTGGCCCCCTTGGTGGTCAAGATGTTGGCGGATCAAATAGAGAGTCTTAAGCAGACCGGGCTGACCGTGCTTTTGGCCGAACAGAACCAGGAAGTGGCTCTAGGGCTGGCTGACCGAGGCTACATCATTGACAACGGAGTGATACGCTACTCCGGCACCATCGAAGACTTGCGGGCCGACGAGGAAGTGCGCAAACGCTACCTCATGGTCTGA
- a CDS encoding ABC transporter ATP-binding protein — MLSVQGLRKSFGPFLAVSDANLTVAKGEVVAVIGPNGAGKTTLFKLITGQLKPDRGQVMFKGEDIAGLSPHRICRRGLSLSYQVVSVFPRMSVFENVRVAVLARKRQVLRLFTPAVRLANEETWEILSNVGLADKAEVISGTLSHGDSKVLEMAIALGNRPELLIMDEPTAGMSPEETRAAKALIQRLNGELGITILFCEHDMELVFNLAQRIMVMRQGETIAQGTCDEVRCDEKVQQAYLGGQGDA; from the coding sequence ATGCTCTCGGTGCAAGGACTGCGCAAATCCTTTGGCCCCTTTTTGGCGGTGTCCGACGCCAACCTGACGGTGGCCAAGGGCGAGGTGGTGGCGGTGATCGGGCCCAACGGGGCGGGCAAGACCACCCTGTTCAAGCTCATCACCGGGCAGCTGAAGCCGGACCGGGGCCAGGTGATGTTCAAGGGCGAGGACATAGCGGGCCTGAGCCCCCACCGGATATGCCGCCGGGGGCTGAGCCTCTCCTACCAGGTGGTGAGCGTCTTCCCGCGCATGAGCGTTTTTGAAAACGTGCGGGTGGCGGTGCTGGCCCGCAAGCGCCAGGTGCTGCGCCTGTTCACCCCGGCGGTGCGCCTGGCCAACGAGGAAACCTGGGAGATACTAAGCAACGTGGGCCTGGCCGACAAGGCCGAGGTGATCAGCGGCACCCTGTCCCACGGGGACAGCAAGGTGCTGGAGATGGCCATCGCCCTGGGCAACCGGCCCGAGCTACTCATCATGGACGAGCCCACCGCGGGCATGAGCCCCGAGGAAACCCGCGCGGCTAAGGCCCTTATCCAGCGGCTCAACGGCGAGCTGGGCATCACCATACTTTTCTGCGAGCACGACATGGAACTGGTGTTCAACCTGGCCCAGCGCATCATGGTCATGCGCCAGGGCGAAACCATCGCCCAGGGCACCTGCGACGAGGTCCGCTGCGACGAAAAGGTGCAGCAGGCCTACCTGGGAGGCCAGGGCGATGCTTGA
- a CDS encoding branched-chain amino acid ABC transporter permease has translation MDTASHITLAALGQQLLVGLSRTTILFIVSSGLSLILGVLRIPNVSHGSLYMIGAFVTYSVATFIGGQTGFWVALAVAPVAVGLLALAVERGIFCHLYEREHLMLLLFTFSLMLVLGDLVKMTWGSDYRSLSAPPMMQGSFSLGGMPFPRYNLFLLIMGPLVALGLWALTNKTKIGKIARAAAVDREMVAAMGINVSWVFAFVFCLGCLMAGLGGALVAPTQNITQGMDHAIIMEAFLIVIIGGLGNMWGALLGAAIFGITDSIGILVWPQFAIVFPYVAVTIVLVFRPKGLLKSTW, from the coding sequence ATGGATACGGCAAGCCACATAACCCTGGCCGCCTTGGGGCAACAGTTGCTGGTGGGGCTCAGCCGCACCACCATCTTGTTCATCGTAAGCTCCGGGCTCAGCCTTATCCTGGGAGTGCTCAGGATACCCAACGTGTCCCACGGCTCGTTGTACATGATCGGGGCCTTTGTCACCTATTCGGTGGCCACCTTCATCGGCGGCCAGACCGGCTTCTGGGTGGCTTTGGCCGTGGCCCCGGTGGCGGTGGGGCTGTTGGCCCTGGCCGTGGAGCGCGGCATATTCTGCCACCTCTACGAGCGGGAGCACCTCATGCTCCTGCTGTTCACCTTTTCGCTCATGCTGGTGCTGGGCGATCTGGTCAAGATGACCTGGGGCTCGGACTACCGTTCCCTGTCCGCTCCGCCCATGATGCAGGGCTCCTTCTCCCTGGGGGGCATGCCCTTTCCCCGCTACAACCTGTTTCTGCTGATCATGGGCCCCTTGGTGGCCCTGGGCCTGTGGGCCCTGACCAACAAGACCAAGATCGGCAAGATAGCCCGGGCCGCGGCGGTGGACCGGGAGATGGTGGCGGCCATGGGCATCAACGTGAGCTGGGTCTTCGCCTTCGTGTTCTGCCTGGGCTGTCTCATGGCCGGCCTGGGCGGCGCCCTGGTGGCCCCCACCCAGAACATCACCCAGGGCATGGACCACGCCATTATCATGGAGGCCTTCCTCATCGTTATCATCGGCGGCCTGGGCAACATGTGGGGGGCCTTGTTGGGCGCGGCCATCTTCGGGATCACCGACTCCATCGGCATCCTGGTGTGGCCCCAGTTCGCCATCGTCTTTCCCTACGTGGCGGTGACCATCGTGCTCGTGTTCCGGCCCAAGGGCCTGCTCAAGAGCACCTGGTAA
- a CDS encoding sigma-54-dependent transcriptional regulator codes for MDSPRKILVVDDRINALKVLMAILADEGYEVLTATSGEEALDQYHSHPDLDVVLADLKMPAMNGLDLFRRMSYESDAPPFVIMTAHATARSAVEALKQGVADYLFKPLDYEELSIVLDKAIRQRRMSRELATLRRRVEAEGSFHGIIGTSPVMAKVFDLVRTVGPTDASVLIHGETGTGKELLARALHAESPRTTGPLVCINCAALTESLLEGELFGYVKGAFTGAAGDKKGRLELADGGTLFLDEIGHMSLALQAKLLRFLQERTFEPVGGNTPRRVDVRLLAATNQDLKQQIEKGKFLGDLVYRIEVIGLDLPPLRQRGEDIPLLVEYFVDRMSQRYSKPVLGVSSRAMQALMEHPWPGNVRQLENVVARAVILSKGQRLGLEDFSDLLGEEEAAESPDGGIISGLPEEGATIKDMERELIEKTLAQCGGNKSQAAKRLGISRKGLYEKLERYGLAESQD; via the coding sequence TTGGATAGCCCCCGCAAGATATTGGTGGTGGATGATCGCATCAACGCCCTCAAGGTACTCATGGCCATCCTGGCCGACGAGGGCTATGAGGTGCTCACGGCCACCAGCGGGGAGGAGGCCCTGGACCAATACCATTCCCATCCGGACCTGGACGTGGTGCTGGCCGACCTTAAGATGCCGGCCATGAACGGCCTGGACCTGTTCCGGCGCATGAGCTATGAGAGCGACGCCCCGCCTTTTGTCATCATGACCGCCCACGCCACGGCCCGCTCGGCGGTGGAGGCCCTCAAGCAGGGGGTGGCCGACTACCTGTTCAAGCCCCTGGACTACGAGGAGCTGTCCATTGTCCTGGACAAGGCCATACGCCAGCGGCGCATGTCCCGGGAGCTGGCCACCCTGCGACGCCGGGTGGAGGCCGAGGGCTCCTTCCACGGCATCATCGGCACCAGCCCGGTCATGGCCAAGGTGTTCGACCTGGTGCGCACCGTGGGCCCCACCGACGCCTCGGTGCTCATTCACGGCGAGACCGGTACCGGCAAGGAGCTGCTGGCCCGGGCCCTGCACGCCGAGAGCCCCCGGACGACCGGGCCCCTGGTGTGCATCAACTGCGCCGCCCTCACCGAGTCGCTTTTGGAGGGCGAGCTGTTCGGCTACGTGAAGGGGGCCTTCACCGGGGCCGCCGGTGACAAGAAAGGCCGCCTGGAGCTGGCCGACGGGGGCACCCTGTTCCTGGACGAGATCGGCCATATGAGCCTGGCCCTGCAGGCCAAGCTGCTGCGCTTTTTGCAGGAGCGCACCTTCGAGCCGGTGGGAGGCAACACCCCCCGGCGGGTGGACGTGCGCCTGCTTGCCGCCACCAATCAGGACTTGAAGCAGCAGATCGAAAAAGGCAAGTTCCTGGGCGACCTGGTTTATCGCATCGAGGTGATCGGCCTGGACCTGCCGCCCTTGCGTCAGCGCGGCGAGGACATCCCCCTGTTGGTGGAGTATTTCGTGGACCGCATGTCCCAGCGCTACTCCAAGCCGGTGCTGGGGGTCAGTTCGCGGGCCATGCAGGCCTTGATGGAGCACCCCTGGCCGGGCAACGTGCGCCAGTTGGAAAACGTGGTGGCCCGGGCGGTGATCCTCTCCAAGGGCCAGCGCCTGGGCCTGGAGGACTTCTCGGACCTTTTGGGGGAGGAGGAGGCCGCCGAATCGCCGGACGGGGGCATCATCAGCGGCCTGCCCGAGGAGGGGGCCACCATCAAGGACATGGAGCGCGAGCTCATCGAAAAGACCCTGGCCCAGTGCGGGGGCAACAAGAGCCAGGCCGCCAAGCGCCTGGGCATCTCCCGCAAGGGGCTCTATGAAAAACTGGAGCGTTATGGCCTGGCCGAGAGTCAGGACTAG